TACGGGACCGGGCGGCGTCCGTGACCCAGCTGGACATCTACGCGCAGCCGGGTGCGGAGCGGGACGAGGAGGCGGAGCCGTGGCCGGTCTATCCGCGGCTCTACCGGCTGTCGGCGGCGCACGAGGAGGCACGCGATCTGCGGTCCGCGCCGGCGGCGGACGCGGACGCGCGGCTGTTCGCGGCGTCCACGCTCCGCTTCACCGGGGACGACGAGGGGCATGTGCGGTCGCTGCACCTGGTCGGGGTGGACGCGGGGCGCCGTCCGCTGCCCGGTACCGAGCGCGCGCTCCCCGTGGACCTCGTCCTGCTCGCCCTCGGTTTCTCGGGGCCCGACCGGGAGGACGGGCTGATCGACGGGCTGGGGCTGAGGTTGGAGCCCCGGGGCACGATCACCCGGGACCAGGACTTCGCCACCGGCGTCCCGGGGGTGTTCGCCGCGGGGGACGCGGCGCGCGGGCAGTCGCTCATCGTGTGGGCGATCGCGGAGGGACGGGCGGTGGCGGCGGCCGTCGACCGCCACCTGTCCGGCGGCCGCACGCGGCTCCCCGCCCCCGTGGGGCCCTTCGACCGGCCGATGAGGGTCTGAGCGGCCCGCCGGCGACGGGCCGCGAATGGCAATCAGGTCAGGTCAGGTCAGGTCAGTGCCAACAAGCTTAAAGAACAAAAAGATCAAAGACACACGTCTCAGGACAGCAGGAAGTCCGCCTCTCCCGCCTTCGCTCCCTCGATGAAGGCCGTCATCTCCGCGGAGGTGTAGATCAGCGCCGGCCCCTCCGGATCGGTGGACTGCCGGACCGCGATCCGGCCGTCCGCGAGCTTCATGGCCTCCAGGCAGTTGCCTCCGTTGCCCCCGCTCCACGGCTTG
The Streptomyces sp. NBC_01723 genome window above contains:
- a CDS encoding DUF397 domain-containing protein; protein product: MNRIKPQRSPRTRGERIYNGMPAGELGSEGWHKPWSGGNGGNCLEAMKLADGRIAVRQSTDPEGPALIYTSAEMTAFIEGAKAGEADFLLS